In Miscanthus floridulus cultivar M001 chromosome 5, ASM1932011v1, whole genome shotgun sequence, one genomic interval encodes:
- the LOC136453131 gene encoding uncharacterized protein translates to MSTSQGTRAAWTYTYEKGLVDVMKEHVNIPMYRAQNGWTADGWRNIAKRFNETFPLAHFSKQQMQEKEKELKGNYRTVRDARKESGVGWNETLSMIIAEPKKWEDLIEKYPKVSKFQKKPLPLYEHLASLYAGSIATGDLNFTSTEPPNMTAQPPIERSHSEQSTQNTAAGSDSIGINFGTNPFSQIEGPEVQSAPPYLNLEEGASASGKKRKQSQMSAKLGEFIDLRKIQMEKNQEKLDEKKKKEDDYSVEKCIAVVDTIEDLTIEQKADANELFQSEMNRQIFMMTKNLAVRLVWLKKKISQMSQ, encoded by the exons ATGTCAACGTCCCAGGGTACAAGGGCTGCATGGACCTACACGTATGAGAAAGGGCTGGTGGATGTAATGAAAGAGCATGTCAATATCCCAATGTATAGGGCACAAAATGGCTGGACAGCAGATGGTTGGAGAAATATTGCTAAACGTTTCAATGAAACCTTCCCTTTAGCTCATTTTTCAAAACAACAaatgcaagagaaggagaaggagttgAAAGGAAACTATAGGACAGTTAGAGATGCCAGAAAAGAGAGTGGTGTTGGTTGGAATGAGACATTAAGCATGATAATTGCCGAACCAAAGAAATGGGAAGACCTAATTGAG AAGTATCCCAAAGTCAGTAAGTTCCAAAAGAAGCCACTTCCTCTTTATGAACACCTGGCATCATTGTATGCAG GAAGTATAGCCACTGGAGATTTGAATTTTACATCAACCGAGCCACCTAACATGACAGCACAACCTCCAATTGAAAGAAGTCACTCTGAGCAAAGTACACAGAACACGGCTGCTGGCTCTGATTCTATTGGCATCAATTTTGGTACAAATCCTTTTTCTCAAATTGAGGGCCCAGAAGTGCAATCTGCACCACCCTATCTCAATCTAGAGGAGGGAGCAAGTGCTAGTGGAAAAAAACGCAAGCAAAGTCAAATGTCAGCTAAACTCGGCGAATTCATAGACTTGAGAAAGATCCAAATGGAGAAAAATCAGGAAAAactagatgagaagaagaaaaaagaagatgacTATTCTGTAGAAAAGTGCATTGCTGTCGTGGATACCATAGAAGACCTAACTATTGAGCAGAAGGCAGATGCTAATGAGCTCTTTCAATCTGAGATGAATCGACAGATATTTATGATGACAAAAAATCTAGCTGTTCGACTAGTTTGGCTAAAGAAAAAAATTTCACAG ATGTCCCAGTGA
- the LOC136453130 gene encoding protein ALP1-like, which translates to MGSWEEDVRQFMLDEEELDDELFFVIVPAVMSCLYDEKMPEHTSSLPGATKVKEILEGHENWCKSEFRMEVEIFRAIANLLRAENLLRDTRGVKIEEQLGMFLFMLSHNASIETLKKAFQHSGETIHRKVNEVFDIIPTLTHRFIKLPNPNQTHAKILSNPRFMPFFQNCIGAIDGTHIPITINEDKAPPFRNRKGTLSQNVMFACDFDLKFTFISCGWEGSASDAGVLRSALTKGFHVPLGKFYLVDGGYANTPSFIAPYRGVRYHLGEFRRRGSSQRNEYANYKELFNHRHAQLRNHIERAFGVLKKWFPILKVGTHYPIETQIKIPAAAAVFHNIIRAHSGQDNWLDHQPQYINPTTFVDMPEGDNSYPSEIESSDGNTLRDQIAQAMWAAYNN; encoded by the exons ATGGGTTCTTGGGAGGAGGATGTTAGGCAGTTCATGTTAGATGAGGAAGAATTGGACGATGAACTTTTCTTTGTTATTGTCCCTGCTGTCATGTCATGTCTCTATGATGAAAAGATGCCAGAACACACGTCATCTCTTCCTGGTGCCACAAAGGTCAAAGAAATCCTAGAAGGCCACGAAAATTGGTGCAAGTCAGAGTTTAGAATGGAGGTTGAGATCTTTAGAGCTATAGCAAATCTTCTCAGAGCAGAAAACTTATTACGCGACACACGCGGTGTTAAGATTGAGGAGCaattaggaatgtttttgttCATGCTCTCCCATAATGCTAGCATTGAAACGCTGAAGAAAGCATTCCAACACAGCGGTGAGACAATTCATAGGAAAGTCAATGAGGTCTTCGATATAATTCCAACATTGACTCATAGATTCATCAAGcttccaaatccaaaccaaacaCATGCCAAGATTTTATCAAACCCTCGGTTCATGCCGTTCTTCCAG AACTGCATTGGCGCCATTGATGGGACACATATCCCTATTACTATCAATGAAGATAAGGCCCCTCCTTTTAGAAACAGAAAAGGGACATTGTCCCAGAATGTTATGTTCGCTTGTGACTTTGATCTCAAATTCACTTTCATCTCTTGTGGGTGGGAAGGATCTGCGTCTGATGCAGGAGTCCTACGTTCTGCTCTTACGAAGGGTTTTCATGTACCGCTAGGGAAATTCTACCTTGTAGATGGCGGATATGCTAACACTCCATCATTCATAGCACCGTACCGAGGAGTTAGGTACCACCTTGGCGAGTTTAGAAGGCGTGGATCATCGCAGAGAAATGAGTATGCAAACTACAAGGAGTTGTTTAATCATCGGCATGCACAACTTCGGAATCATATTGAAAGGGCATTTGGGGTGTTGAAAAAATGGTTTCCAATTCTGAAAGTGGGAACACACTATCCAATTGAGACTCAGATCAAGATTCCTGCAGCAGCAGCGGTATTTCACAATATAATTAGAGCGCACAGTGGGCAAGATAATTGGCTAGATCACCAACCACAATATATCAATCCAACCACTTTTGTTGATATGCCGGAGGGGGATAACAGTTATCCAAGCGAGATAGAATCGAGTGATGGTAACACATTACGAGATCAAATCGCGCAAGCGATGTGGGCTGCCTATAATAATTAG
- the LOC136455153 gene encoding LOW QUALITY PROTEIN: uncharacterized protein (The sequence of the model RefSeq protein was modified relative to this genomic sequence to represent the inferred CDS: deleted 2 bases in 1 codon) — MLLPSGPQLIRVAKRDGPRHKSQAVQAVEPVGSAPQRLSPLRRRQGSNPSPRTARRHRRSAGRRPSTTNPRRAIALHILTQSPPLPTTAVALPPHSSLASSLLHFLKRPASFPFLLSLFVLTWLSLRFHHPSPPPSLGGRPSAVHDPEANLVRFPAELHPTPIARDGRGWLLDPVAAARDAGLPGGALVCLLLHVGQIQPGGLRGNHRHHTCNETFVIWGAKTKFSLENADIKDKGYGEAMIAADEVAIVASARSTAHALINMDVQPTFFLGCQDTPINPNSSNTDYKVWKDL; from the exons ATGCTTCTGCCGTCTGGGCCCCAGCTGATTCGAGTAGCGAAACGAGACGGGCCCAGGCACAAGAGCCAGGCTGTACAGGCCGTTGAACCCGTGGGCTCGGCGCCTCAGCGGCTCAGCCCATTGCGGCGTCGGCAAGGCAGCAACCCGTCCCCACGAACAGCTCGCCGCCACCGCCGATCCGCCGGGCGGCGACCGTCGACGACGAACCCGAGGCGAGCCATCGCGCTGCACATCCTGACGCAGTCGCCTCCTCTCCCGACTACCGCCGTCGCCCTTCCACCTCACTCCTCTCTGGCGTCGTCGCTGCTCCACTTCCTGAAGCGGCCGGCGTCCTTCCCTTTCCTTCTCTCACTCTTTGTCCTCACCTGGCTCTCGCTCCGCTTCCACCACCCCTCGCCGCCACCGTCGCTCGGCGGCCGCCCCTCCGCCGTGCACGATCCTGAAGCAAACCTCGTCCGTTTCCCCGCGGAGCTCCACCCCACCCCCATCGCCCGCGACGGGCGCGGGTGGCTCCTGGACCCCGTCGCCGCCGCCCGCGATGCCGGCCTTCCAG GTGGGGCACTGGTCTGTTTACTACTTCACGTCGGACAGATCCAACCAGGTGGTTTACGTGGCAACCATCGTCACCATACTTGCAATGAAACATTCGTCATCTGGGGGGCCAAGACAAAATTCAGT TTGGAAAATGCTGACATAAAAGATAAAGGATACGGTGAAGCCATGATTGCTGCTGAC GAGGTCGCTATTGTTGCAAGTGCAAGATCCACTGCACATGCCTTGATCAATATGGATGTTCAACCAACATTTTTCTTAGGATGTCAGGATACACCAATAAATCCCAACAGCTCAAATACTGACTACAAGGTCTGGAAAGACCTATGA
- the LOC136453132 gene encoding LOW QUALITY PROTEIN: uncharacterized protein (The sequence of the model RefSeq protein was modified relative to this genomic sequence to represent the inferred CDS: substituted 2 bases at 2 genomic stop codons): MGGAGVEAPPVNLVVAGAVVEEGVCFWLIKVEESRCGRCRWRXLDACMCHEXSRLLLLRLCDMGLAVSWLSTVLGPMAKLAAVAAGVVSCRFVLAGGAALGASAGITLSTSLHPGLGVSVRLATLAAACRGRRLSLLPVTLAGSPLLPSEKELPASGDGPRERPWLIAVDDLEATYRLLDRHRGEIQQGLDRASHLLVLLGDAAEELFDSSLPAVGVIAELHHLLQQSVETESKVINVLTWLEGQVLPLLAKCLQCGLTGAGAADACRNDGVPSLFGSLFVGKRELHLGRDCSDEGIQRPSIMVVVDVAVPDCLPHVPHLKLYPHHRSPLDVVGLSEGRPPIAGADVPDNSLEPVVTTVPIRGERATLPVKAALSID, translated from the coding sequence atgggtggcgccggtgtcgaggcaccacctgtcaatcttgtcgttgccggagccgtcgtcgaggagggcgtgtgcttttggctcatcaaggtggaggagagccgctgtgggcggtgccgctggaggtagctcgatgcttgcatgtgccatgaatagagccggctcctcctcctccgcctgtgcgacatgGGCCTGGCcgtgtcgtggctgtcgacagtccttggcccaatggccaagctggccgcagttgcggcaggtgtcgtctcgtgccggtttgtgcttgccggcggcgccgccctgggcgcctccgcgggcatcacccttaGCACGTCCTTGCACCCCGGTCTGGGCGTCTCTgtgcggcttgccacgcttgcggccgcctgtcgcggaagaaggctctcccttcttccggtcaccttggcaggcagcccactgctcccgagtgagaaggagcttcccgccagtggtgatgggcctcgAGAGAGAccgtggctcatcgctgtcgatgaccttgaggcgacctatcgcctcctcgatcgacatcgtggagagatccaacagggactcgatcgagcgagccatctgcttgtacttctcggggacgcagcggaagagcttttcgacagctctctccccgccgtaggtgtcatcgccgaactgcaccatcttctgcaacagagtgttgagacggagagcaaagtcatcaacgtcctcacctggcttgaaggccaggttctcccactccttgcgaagtgcttGCAGTGTGGACTTACGGGCGCGGGCGCTGCTGATGCGTGCCGCAACGATGGTGTCCCAAGCCTCTTTGGTAGTCTgtttgttggtaagcgagaactgcatctcggacgggactgcagcgatgagggcatccagcgcccgtcgatcatGGTCGTAGTCGATGTCGctgtaccggactgcctcccacatgtgccgcacctgaagctttaccctcatcaccgcagcccactcgacgtagttggtcttagtgagggtaggccacccatcgCCGGAGCCGACGTCCccgacaacagcctggagcccgtggtaaccacggtaccaatccggggagagagagccacgctgcctgtgaaggccgcgctctccatcgac